The following proteins come from a genomic window of Corynebacterium sp. P4-C1:
- a CDS encoding Xaa-Pro peptidase family protein, giving the protein MSFADSRFLTRRRKLSAKLAAQRIDSFLLTDPTNVRYFSGFSGSNGALLMNKDLSAAIATDGRYTTQIAEEVPDIDAIIEREAGTAVLATVPEGWRVGFDPTRVTVDELERLDKATPDSVALVPVKGVVEQIRLLKDSFELHRLEDAAKIAVDALAQLIDAGELRAGRTEKEVAADLEHRMRLLGSERVSFDTIVASGPNSALPHYAAGDRELTDGDLVTIDFGAHYVGFNSDMTRTFCIGEPSDFNREIYEIVLQAQKAGVAAATPGRPLVDVDKACRDIITEAGYGDYFVHSTGHGIGLEVHEGPAASTRAQGVLEENMTLTIEPGIYVPGKGGVRIEDTLIITSGAPKVITPAPKELTIL; this is encoded by the coding sequence ATGAGCTTTGCAGATTCCCGCTTTCTCACCCGCCGCCGCAAACTGTCCGCGAAGCTCGCGGCTCAGCGGATCGACTCGTTCCTGCTCACGGACCCCACGAATGTGCGCTATTTCTCCGGTTTCAGCGGTTCCAACGGCGCGCTGCTGATGAACAAGGACCTCTCGGCCGCGATCGCCACTGACGGCCGGTACACCACCCAGATCGCCGAGGAAGTCCCCGACATCGATGCGATCATCGAGCGTGAGGCAGGCACCGCGGTCCTGGCGACAGTGCCGGAAGGGTGGCGCGTCGGCTTCGACCCCACCAGGGTGACGGTGGACGAGCTCGAGCGGCTGGACAAGGCCACACCCGATTCGGTGGCACTCGTCCCAGTGAAGGGTGTGGTCGAGCAGATCCGGCTGCTCAAGGACAGCTTTGAGTTACACCGCCTCGAGGACGCCGCGAAGATTGCCGTTGACGCGCTCGCGCAGCTTATCGACGCCGGCGAGCTGCGTGCCGGCCGCACCGAGAAAGAGGTCGCCGCCGACCTCGAACACCGGATGCGTTTGCTCGGTTCGGAGCGTGTCAGCTTCGACACCATCGTCGCGTCGGGGCCGAATTCGGCGCTTCCGCACTACGCCGCCGGGGACCGTGAGCTCACCGATGGGGACCTGGTCACCATCGATTTCGGCGCGCACTACGTCGGCTTCAATTCGGACATGACCCGCACGTTCTGCATAGGTGAACCGAGCGACTTCAACCGGGAGATCTACGAGATCGTCCTGCAGGCGCAGAAAGCCGGTGTCGCCGCCGCGACACCGGGCCGCCCGCTCGTCGACGTCGATAAGGCCTGCCGTGACATCATCACCGAGGCTGGCTACGGCGATTATTTCGTGCACTCCACCGGCCACGGCATCGGGCTGGAAGTGCATGAGGGGCCGGCCGCGTCGACACGCGCTCAGGGCGTGCTCGAAGAGAACATGACGCTGACCATTGAGCCCGGCATCTACGTGCCCGGCAAGGGCGGCGTGCGCATCGAAGACACCCTGATCATCACCTCCGGTGCGCCGAAAGTGATCACGCCCGCGCCGAAGGAACTGACCATCCTGTAG
- the efp gene encoding elongation factor P — MATTADFKNGLVLKVDGKLQQIIEFQHVKPGKGPAFVRTKLKDVVSGKTVDKTWNAGVKVETATVDRRDMTYLYNDGTNYVVMDDKTFEQYELGEDKFGDAARFLLENMRVQVSFHDGEALFAELPISVDLKVEHTDPGLQGDRSTGGTKPAQLETGAEIQVPLFIETGNVLKVDTRTGEYLSRVNN; from the coding sequence GTGGCAACGACCGCTGATTTCAAGAACGGCCTTGTGCTCAAGGTTGACGGCAAGCTGCAGCAGATCATCGAGTTCCAGCACGTCAAGCCGGGCAAGGGCCCCGCGTTCGTGCGCACGAAGCTCAAGGATGTCGTCTCCGGCAAGACTGTCGACAAGACTTGGAACGCCGGCGTGAAGGTGGAGACCGCGACGGTGGACCGCCGCGACATGACCTACCTGTACAACGACGGCACCAATTACGTCGTCATGGACGACAAGACCTTCGAGCAGTACGAGCTCGGCGAGGACAAGTTCGGCGATGCCGCACGTTTCCTGCTGGAGAACATGCGCGTGCAGGTTTCCTTCCACGACGGTGAGGCACTCTTCGCCGAGCTGCCGATTTCCGTGGACCTGAAGGTGGAGCACACCGATCCGGGCCTGCAGGGCGACCGTTCCACCGGCGGCACCAAGCCGGCCCAGCTGGAGACGGGCGCTGAGATCCAGGTGCCGCTGTTCATCGAGACCGGCAACGTGCTCAAGGTCGACACACGCACCGGCGAGTACCTCTCCCGCGTCAACAACTAA
- a CDS encoding PPK2 family polyphosphate kinase, producing the protein MAKVSIKEAEKLRVDDDFTIADVDPESTPGVDEDDIDDAFEKYDEEIAELHDCLYANGRAGNENAGSILLVLQGMDTSGKGGIIRHVVGDLLDPQGVHIKAFGKPTEEEQKHDFLWRIKPHLPEPGMVSVFDRSHYEDVLVQRVREMAPPEEIERRYGAIVDFEAEAAANGTKIIKVMPHISKAFQGENLRKRIEREDKHWKYNPGDIDDRMLWDEFQEAYEIAMKRTSTDAAPWYCVPSDDKDYCRTVVKTLLLKALRELNLEWPAADFDRDLELKRLEES; encoded by the coding sequence ATGGCGAAGGTGTCCATCAAGGAAGCGGAGAAACTCCGCGTCGACGACGACTTCACAATCGCCGACGTCGATCCTGAATCCACGCCGGGCGTGGACGAGGACGACATCGACGACGCTTTCGAAAAGTACGACGAGGAGATAGCCGAGCTCCACGACTGCCTGTACGCCAACGGCCGCGCCGGCAACGAGAACGCAGGGTCGATCCTTCTCGTGCTGCAAGGAATGGACACCTCCGGCAAGGGCGGGATCATCCGCCACGTCGTCGGCGATCTCCTAGACCCGCAAGGCGTGCACATCAAAGCCTTCGGCAAGCCGACCGAGGAAGAGCAAAAGCACGACTTTCTGTGGCGGATCAAGCCCCACCTCCCGGAGCCGGGCATGGTGAGCGTTTTCGACCGCTCCCACTACGAGGATGTGCTCGTCCAACGCGTGCGCGAGATGGCACCGCCGGAGGAAATTGAGCGCCGCTACGGCGCAATTGTGGACTTCGAGGCGGAAGCCGCGGCGAACGGCACCAAGATCATCAAGGTGATGCCGCACATCTCAAAGGCATTCCAGGGAGAGAACCTGCGCAAGCGTATCGAGCGCGAGGACAAGCACTGGAAGTACAACCCGGGAGACATCGACGACCGCATGCTCTGGGACGAGTTCCAAGAGGCCTACGAGATCGCGATGAAGCGGACCTCCACCGATGCCGCGCCGTGGTACTGCGTGCCTTCCGACGACAAGGACTACTGCCGCACCGTGGTCAAGACCTTGTTGTTGAAGGCGCTTCGCGAGCTGAACCTCGAGTGGCCGGCTGCAGATTTCGACCGCGATCTGGAACTGAAGCGGCTCGAAGAGTCCTAA
- a CDS encoding substrate-binding domain-containing protein produces the protein MGKFFKAAAITAAVGLAGAGCSATGGAPRNNGSDGTAGGVDTPRYVVAMVTHGAPGDTYWDLVRKGAEDAAKKDNIELRYSSDPQAPNQANLVRSAVDSKVDGIAVTLPNAEAIGPAAQSAVDAGIPTVGLNAGMDEYTKYGITGFFGQDETIAGTTAGERLKEEGKKKVLCVIHEQGNSSQEARCDGVKKGLGGGEVEILYVNGQDLTSVQSTINSKLSQDSSFDTVFALQAPVAMRATESVKQSGSEAQVVTFDTNSELVGAIADGRVAWAVDQQPYLQGYLAVDSLWVAKRNGGTFGGGQPVFTGPSFVDSSNVDTIAEAAKEGLR, from the coding sequence ATCGGAAAGTTTTTCAAGGCAGCGGCTATCACCGCAGCTGTTGGGCTGGCGGGAGCAGGCTGCTCGGCCACAGGCGGCGCGCCGCGCAATAACGGTTCTGACGGGACTGCAGGCGGAGTGGACACTCCGCGCTATGTCGTGGCGATGGTCACCCACGGCGCGCCCGGCGACACCTACTGGGACCTCGTGCGTAAGGGGGCGGAGGACGCGGCCAAGAAGGACAATATCGAGCTGCGCTACTCGTCCGACCCGCAGGCGCCCAACCAAGCGAATCTGGTGCGCAGCGCTGTGGACTCGAAGGTCGACGGCATCGCAGTGACGTTGCCCAATGCGGAAGCAATTGGGCCGGCGGCGCAGAGCGCCGTTGACGCAGGCATCCCCACCGTCGGCCTGAATGCGGGCATGGACGAGTACACCAAGTACGGCATCACCGGCTTCTTCGGCCAGGACGAGACGATCGCCGGCACCACAGCGGGTGAACGCCTCAAGGAGGAGGGGAAGAAGAAAGTGCTCTGCGTGATTCACGAGCAGGGCAACTCCTCCCAGGAGGCCCGCTGCGACGGAGTGAAGAAGGGCCTCGGCGGTGGAGAGGTCGAGATCCTCTACGTCAACGGCCAGGACCTGACATCCGTGCAGTCGACAATCAACTCGAAGTTGAGCCAGGACTCCAGCTTCGACACTGTCTTCGCGCTGCAGGCTCCAGTGGCCATGCGGGCCACAGAATCAGTCAAGCAGTCCGGTTCCGAGGCACAGGTGGTCACGTTCGACACGAACTCCGAGCTTGTCGGCGCGATCGCTGACGGGCGCGTCGCTTGGGCAGTCGACCAGCAGCCGTATCTCCAGGGCTACCTGGCGGTCGACTCGCTGTGGGTGGCCAAGCGCAATGGTGGCACGTTCGGCGGGGGGCAGCCGGTGTTCACCGGACCGAGTTTCGTGGACAGCAGCAACGTGGACACGATTGCTGAAGCCGCGAAGGAAGGGCTGCGATGA
- a CDS encoding ABC transporter permease, translated as MAKLIRRPELASLLGFLAIFALFLAVAPAFRSFEAMATILYASSTLGIVALAVGLLMIGGEFDLSSGVAVTTAALAATMLNYNLHLNSWVGAGLALVISLSIGALNGFLVSRTGIDSFLITLAAFLMLQGLNLAVTKLVTGQVATPTIADMEGFPSARTFFAGSFHIGDVRISVTVLWWLLFVAIASFVLFRTKFGNWITAVGGDEDAARAVGVPVGRVKVALFMTVGFAAWFVGMHTLFAFDSIQAGQGVGNEFLYIIAAVIGGCAMKGGRGTAIGTMIGALIFGMTNQGIVYAGWNPDWFKFFLGAMLLFAVFTNTSFANITKRR; from the coding sequence ATGGCGAAACTGATTCGTCGCCCGGAGTTGGCCAGCCTGCTCGGCTTCCTGGCTATTTTCGCGCTCTTTCTCGCGGTGGCGCCCGCGTTTCGTTCTTTCGAGGCAATGGCGACGATTCTCTACGCCAGCTCGACTCTCGGCATCGTGGCGCTCGCCGTCGGCTTGCTCATGATCGGCGGCGAATTCGACTTGTCCTCCGGTGTCGCCGTGACTACGGCGGCGCTGGCGGCGACGATGCTCAACTACAACCTGCACTTGAATTCGTGGGTCGGGGCAGGACTCGCATTGGTGATTTCCTTGTCCATCGGCGCTTTGAACGGATTCTTAGTCTCCCGCACAGGCATCGACAGCTTCTTGATCACTCTGGCGGCTTTCCTCATGCTGCAAGGATTGAACCTGGCCGTCACCAAACTTGTCACCGGCCAGGTGGCCACCCCGACGATCGCAGACATGGAGGGCTTCCCGTCTGCGCGGACATTCTTTGCCGGTAGCTTCCACATCGGCGATGTGCGCATCAGCGTCACTGTGCTGTGGTGGCTGCTTTTCGTCGCCATCGCGTCCTTCGTGCTCTTCCGCACGAAATTCGGCAACTGGATCACCGCGGTCGGCGGCGACGAGGACGCTGCCCGCGCAGTCGGCGTCCCGGTCGGCCGGGTCAAGGTCGCCCTGTTCATGACGGTCGGCTTCGCGGCATGGTTCGTGGGCATGCACACCTTGTTCGCCTTCGACTCCATCCAGGCAGGGCAGGGCGTGGGCAACGAATTCTTGTACATCATCGCGGCCGTCATCGGCGGCTGTGCGATGAAGGGCGGCCGCGGCACAGCGATCGGAACGATGATCGGCGCACTGATCTTCGGCATGACCAATCAGGGCATCGTTTATGCCGGGTGGAACCCCGACTGGTTCAAATTCTTCCTTGGCGCGATGCTCCTGTTCGCAGTGTTCACCAACACGTCGTTCGCCAACATCACGAAACGGAGGTAG
- a CDS encoding ATP-binding cassette domain-containing protein, translating to MAIIELRDITKSYGSFDALRGVDLDIEEGEVTCVLGDNGAGKSTLIKILAGLHEPTSGELLIDGSPVTFSSPRQAIDAGIATVYQTLAVVDELSVWRNFFLGQELTGAFGVLKQEEMKRICSEQLLEMGIDIPDVNVEAGNLSGGQRQVVAIARAVYFGARVVVLDEPTAALGVKQSGVVLKFIASARDRGVAIVFVTHNPHHAHMVGDHFTILKLGRQELNASRDEVTLDELTREMSGGAELDALSHELRN from the coding sequence ATGGCCATCATTGAATTGCGGGACATCACCAAGTCCTACGGCAGTTTCGACGCTCTCCGCGGGGTCGACCTCGACATCGAGGAAGGCGAAGTCACGTGTGTCCTCGGCGACAACGGCGCGGGCAAGTCGACGTTGATCAAGATCCTCGCGGGATTGCACGAGCCGACGAGCGGAGAGCTGCTTATCGACGGCTCCCCGGTCACCTTCTCCTCACCCCGCCAGGCCATTGATGCGGGCATTGCGACGGTCTACCAGACCTTGGCAGTGGTGGATGAGCTGAGCGTGTGGCGGAATTTCTTCCTCGGCCAGGAACTAACCGGCGCATTCGGGGTGCTCAAACAGGAGGAGATGAAACGCATCTGCTCCGAGCAGTTGCTGGAGATGGGAATCGACATCCCCGACGTGAATGTGGAGGCCGGGAACCTCTCCGGGGGCCAGCGCCAGGTCGTCGCGATTGCCCGCGCAGTCTATTTCGGTGCCCGCGTGGTGGTGCTCGACGAGCCCACCGCGGCACTTGGCGTGAAGCAATCGGGCGTGGTGCTCAAGTTCATCGCTTCAGCACGGGACCGTGGAGTGGCCATCGTTTTTGTCACCCATAACCCGCATCACGCGCACATGGTGGGGGACCACTTCACCATTTTGAAGCTCGGACGCCAGGAGTTGAACGCCTCCCGCGATGAGGTGACACTCGACGAGCTGACCCGCGAAATGTCCGGCGGAGCCGAGCTCGACGCGCTCAGCCACGAGCTGCGGAATTAA
- a CDS encoding YbjN domain-containing protein has protein sequence MTTPNDNSAPEAAAAGASASEDTVREVTLTDIANVLEGENLEYRLEEPVVRTGFVNAAMVFTFDDGKLLFESVWRGEFEPEDVSSLLYACNEFNQSHFTPTLRFFQSEEETLAITGVRTLDVSKGLSTNQLGAFVVTSIQATMQAFSFLADSFPTAVTWEEN, from the coding sequence ATGACCACACCGAACGACAATTCAGCCCCCGAGGCGGCAGCGGCCGGTGCGAGCGCCAGCGAGGACACTGTCCGCGAGGTGACGCTCACCGATATCGCCAATGTGCTCGAGGGGGAGAACCTCGAGTACCGCTTGGAGGAGCCCGTGGTGCGCACCGGCTTCGTCAACGCCGCGATGGTGTTCACCTTCGACGACGGAAAGCTCCTCTTCGAGTCCGTGTGGCGCGGCGAATTCGAGCCCGAGGATGTCTCCTCGCTGCTGTACGCCTGCAATGAATTCAACCAGTCGCACTTCACTCCGACGCTGCGCTTCTTCCAGAGCGAGGAGGAGACCCTCGCGATCACCGGCGTGCGCACTCTCGATGTGAGCAAAGGCTTGTCGACGAACCAGCTCGGTGCATTCGTTGTCACGTCGATCCAGGCGACGATGCAGGCGTTCAGTTTCCTGGCCGATTCGTTCCCGACAGCAGTCACGTGGGAGGAGAACTAA
- a CDS encoding TIGR01777 family oxidoreductase, translating into MCLTATHTIHAPLDDVWRWHTQPGAVERLTPPFLPMKALSGASSLKDGTTVFSLPAGQKWVARHMPDGYIEREKFVDVAANAPVKQLTKWRHEHHFEAAGASTRITDTVHTTAPGAVLAPSFAYRQHQLAEDIAFLGRMDQLGPDAPAKKLTIAMTGSRGLVGTALSAQLSTAGHSVIQLVRGNAGDGQRHWDMDNPDRSLLDGVDAVVHLAGESIMGRFTDAHKAEIYSSRIGPTRRLAQLAADSGVATFVSASAVGFYGTDAGSPPRTEADPLGDGFLADVVDQWERATSYARDAGVRTVNIRTGLALSGAGGLLPLLRLSAQTAMSARFGGGDFWMSWVALDDLTDIYFRALVDDALAGPVNATAPNPVTNAELSRTLTSLLHRPELMGIPELGPKLLLGDEGARELALADQRVAPAVLNGLGHHFRYPTLVEALRHELGKEDFLDVEQTSAL; encoded by the coding sequence ATGTGCCTCACCGCCACCCACACGATCCATGCGCCGCTTGACGACGTCTGGCGGTGGCACACCCAACCCGGCGCAGTTGAGCGGCTCACTCCGCCGTTCCTCCCCATGAAGGCGCTCTCCGGCGCTTCGTCCCTGAAGGACGGCACGACGGTCTTTTCCCTTCCGGCTGGCCAGAAGTGGGTCGCACGCCACATGCCGGACGGCTACATCGAGCGGGAGAAGTTCGTCGATGTAGCCGCCAACGCCCCCGTCAAGCAGTTGACCAAGTGGCGCCACGAGCACCACTTCGAGGCCGCCGGTGCCTCCACCCGCATCACCGACACAGTGCATACCACCGCCCCGGGGGCAGTCCTAGCCCCCTCCTTCGCCTACCGCCAGCACCAGTTGGCAGAGGACATCGCGTTTTTGGGGCGCATGGACCAGCTCGGTCCGGATGCGCCGGCAAAGAAGCTGACCATCGCCATGACTGGCTCCCGCGGGCTCGTCGGCACTGCGTTGTCGGCGCAGTTGAGCACCGCCGGCCACTCCGTCATCCAGCTCGTCCGCGGAAACGCCGGGGACGGCCAGCGGCACTGGGACATGGACAACCCGGACAGGAGTCTTCTCGACGGTGTGGATGCAGTGGTCCACCTTGCCGGCGAGTCGATCATGGGCCGGTTCACCGACGCCCACAAGGCGGAGATCTACTCCTCGCGCATCGGCCCGACGCGCCGCCTGGCGCAGCTCGCCGCCGATTCCGGAGTGGCGACATTCGTCAGCGCATCAGCGGTGGGCTTCTACGGCACCGATGCCGGCAGCCCGCCCCGCACGGAGGCCGATCCACTTGGGGATGGCTTCCTCGCCGATGTCGTGGACCAGTGGGAGCGCGCCACCAGCTACGCCCGCGACGCCGGGGTGCGCACCGTGAATATCCGCACGGGTCTGGCGCTCTCCGGCGCGGGCGGTCTCCTGCCGCTGCTGAGGCTTTCCGCGCAGACGGCAATGAGCGCCCGTTTCGGCGGCGGCGACTTCTGGATGTCCTGGGTCGCGCTCGACGACCTGACCGACATCTATTTCCGCGCGCTTGTCGACGACGCACTCGCCGGTCCGGTCAACGCCACTGCCCCGAACCCGGTGACCAACGCGGAGCTGTCCCGCACGCTCACATCCCTACTGCACCGGCCGGAATTGATGGGGATCCCCGAGTTAGGTCCCAAGCTCCTCCTGGGCGATGAGGGTGCCCGCGAGCTGGCGCTGGCCGACCAGCGTGTGGCACCGGCGGTCTTAAACGGTCTCGGCCACCATTTCCGCTACCCCACCCTCGTCGAAGCGTTGCGACACGAGCTGGGCAAAGAAGACTTCCTGGACGTTGAGCAAACTTCAGCCCTGTAG
- the pyrR gene encoding bifunctional pyr operon transcriptional regulator/uracil phosphoribosyltransferase PyrR, with protein MSATELLDASDVSRTIARIAHQIIEKTALDSDGAPPVIILGIPSGGVPLADRIAAAIEEFSGVSVPVGSLDVTLYRDDLRGRPHRALAPTDIPGNINGATIVLVDDVLFSGRTIRAALDSLSDIGRPEAIQLAVLVDRGHRALPIRADYVGKNIPTSLTEDVRVTLTPLDDADAVLLMKEEGEE; from the coding sequence ATGAGTGCCACTGAGTTGCTTGACGCTAGTGACGTCTCGCGCACTATTGCACGCATCGCGCACCAGATCATCGAGAAAACTGCACTCGATTCAGACGGTGCTCCACCAGTGATCATTCTGGGTATCCCCTCCGGAGGAGTGCCCCTGGCCGACCGCATTGCGGCGGCGATCGAGGAATTCTCGGGGGTGAGCGTTCCCGTCGGCAGCCTCGACGTCACGCTCTACCGCGACGATCTCCGCGGACGCCCGCACCGCGCGCTGGCTCCCACCGATATTCCGGGCAACATTAACGGCGCGACCATTGTTCTAGTCGATGACGTGCTGTTTTCCGGCCGCACGATCCGCGCCGCCCTCGACTCGCTCAGCGACATCGGCCGGCCCGAGGCTATCCAGCTCGCCGTCCTCGTCGACCGCGGGCACCGCGCACTGCCAATCCGCGCCGACTACGTGGGAAAGAACATCCCGACATCGCTCACTGAGGATGTCCGTGTCACGCTGACTCCGCTCGACGACGCTGATGCGGTTCTCCTGATGAAAGAGGAGGGAGAAGAGTGA
- a CDS encoding aspartate carbamoyltransferase catalytic subunit — MKHLISIADLSHEEIIGLMDEADRFREALDGREMKKLPTLRGRTVFTLFYENSTRTRSSFETAGKWMSADVINVSASSSSVKKGESLKDTASTLRAVGADAIIMRHPSSGAPNLLREWVPGASIINAGDGSHQHPTQALLDAVTMRQRIGDVAGKKVLIVGDILHSRVARSNVDLLSTLGAEVVLVAPPTLLPTGVEHWPCRVAYDFDAELESAETPSVVMMLRVQAERMNGGFFPSHREYAALYGLSKDRAEKLDSSTLIMHPGPMLRGMEINFDVADRPNTVVLDQVTNGVYTRMAVLFTLLAGSGDPVSLEEGATK; from the coding sequence GTGAAGCACCTCATTAGCATCGCGGATCTGAGCCACGAGGAGATCATCGGTCTGATGGACGAGGCCGATCGTTTCCGCGAGGCCCTCGACGGCCGCGAAATGAAGAAGCTGCCGACACTGCGCGGGCGCACCGTGTTCACGTTGTTCTACGAGAACTCCACCCGTACCCGTTCCTCGTTCGAGACCGCCGGCAAGTGGATGAGCGCCGATGTGATCAACGTCTCCGCGTCGAGCTCGAGCGTGAAGAAGGGCGAGTCCCTCAAGGACACCGCGAGCACCCTGCGCGCAGTCGGTGCTGACGCGATCATCATGCGCCACCCGTCATCCGGCGCGCCGAACCTGTTGCGTGAGTGGGTGCCGGGCGCGTCCATCATCAACGCCGGTGACGGCTCGCACCAGCACCCGACGCAGGCGCTTCTCGACGCTGTGACGATGCGCCAGCGCATCGGCGACGTGGCCGGCAAGAAGGTCCTCATCGTCGGCGACATCCTGCATTCCCGCGTGGCGCGCTCTAATGTCGACCTGCTGTCCACGCTTGGTGCAGAGGTCGTTCTCGTCGCCCCACCGACGCTGCTGCCCACCGGGGTGGAGCACTGGCCGTGCCGCGTCGCCTACGACTTCGACGCGGAACTCGAATCGGCGGAAACGCCCAGCGTCGTCATGATGCTGCGCGTGCAGGCTGAGCGCATGAACGGCGGTTTCTTCCCGTCCCACCGCGAATACGCGGCGCTCTACGGACTGTCCAAGGACCGCGCCGAGAAGCTCGATAGCAGCACCCTGATCATGCATCCCGGCCCGATGCTGCGCGGCATGGAGATCAACTTCGATGTCGCCGACCGCCCCAACACCGTCGTCCTCGACCAGGTGACCAACGGCGTGTACACCCGCATGGCAGTGCTGTTCACTCT